One stretch of Tepiditoga spiralis DNA includes these proteins:
- a CDS encoding phosphatidate cytidylyltransferase produces the protein MRMPIGKKNLFIRASSGFIIGPVVVFSYLWYPTLLGLVTTIVMMASYEFIKMSNPKLCRKFRLFIAFLLGITSMVYGFSLEAEYSGILPFEAEFIFVIGFLLISLITIVRLKDINEAKELLSSSTFSLIYIAFFLSSNYLTQINYGAGMAILALTSVWAYDSFAYIFGLTFGKHKISPTYSPKKSWEGLFGGIFGTFLYIIIYDFFREIFGLHTLIDLEYVAAFAIMVGIVDTIGDLTESIFKRFYNVKDSSGILPGHGGMLDRIDGLLLVVPIWYFMLRLFWI, from the coding sequence ATGAGAATGCCAATAGGTAAAAAAAATCTTTTTATAAGAGCTTCATCTGGTTTTATAATAGGACCTGTAGTTGTATTTTCATATCTTTGGTATCCAACATTATTAGGATTAGTTACAACAATAGTAATGATGGCATCATATGAATTTATAAAAATGTCAAATCCAAAACTCTGTAGAAAATTCAGACTATTTATTGCATTTCTATTAGGAATAACCTCCATGGTATATGGATTTTCTTTAGAAGCTGAATATAGTGGAATTTTACCATTTGAAGCAGAATTTATATTTGTAATAGGATTTTTATTAATATCTTTAATAACAATTGTAAGATTAAAAGACATTAATGAAGCTAAAGAACTACTTTCTTCATCTACATTTTCATTAATATATATAGCATTTTTTCTATCATCAAATTATTTAACTCAAATAAATTATGGAGCTGGAATGGCTATATTAGCTTTGACCTCTGTTTGGGCATATGATTCATTTGCCTATATTTTTGGACTTACTTTTGGAAAACATAAAATTTCTCCAACTTATTCTCCAAAAAAAAGCTGGGAAGGCTTATTTGGTGGAATATTTGGAACATTCTTATACATTATTATTTATGATTTTTTCAGGGAGATATTCGGGTTACATACTCTAATAGATCTTGAATACGTTGCAGCATTTGCAATAATGGTTGGAATAGTCGATACAATTGGTGACTTGACCGAATCTATCTTCAAACGCTTTTACAATGTAAAAGATTCAAGTGGAATATTACCAGGACATGGTGGAATGCTTGATAGAATAGATGGATTATTGCTTGTTGTACCTATATGGTACTTTATGCTGAGATTATTCTGGATCTAA
- a CDS encoding Rne/Rng family ribonuclease yields the protein MEKIIVCSSVGDEIRVALLEDYELTEIFFEDLEGEKSSGKIFCGRIENDVPSLEAFFVNIGMKKNGFLRYKDILGLKNEYKRGDMLIVQAKKDGNIRKGPLLSMHLNFPGKYIVYIPYGEGSIGISRKISIQNDRERLREIAEDLIYETEGIIFRTNSQSVDRETLEEELNLLRKKWHEVALKYKNTNKPLLLYSEDDFIGFLMRERLDTNVKRIVVDSKNLYNEIKKAIESTEYTPLIELVDKDAFAYMNVYNQMDDIFAKKINLRNGGTITIDKTEAMTVIDIDSAANVRGKNVEETSFKTNKEAAIEIARQLRLRNIAGIIIIDFIDMHTKNHHEEIIRVFSEEVKKDRARVTIVGFTGLGLLEVTRKRTTPSIDTMVFAPCPICHGTGRVAAPSIVFNRIIKDMEDSLKNMKEHNIKEVLINVYHNLSGYATPERKKELEKNNNVKIKFEFNWNDPNSYNMRFKK from the coding sequence ATGGAAAAAATAATTGTTTGTAGTTCTGTTGGTGATGAAATAAGAGTAGCACTTTTGGAAGATTATGAATTAACAGAAATTTTTTTTGAAGATCTTGAAGGTGAAAAAAGCTCTGGAAAAATTTTTTGTGGAAGAATAGAAAATGATGTTCCAAGTTTGGAAGCATTTTTTGTTAATATAGGTATGAAAAAAAATGGTTTTTTAAGGTATAAAGATATATTAGGATTAAAAAATGAATATAAACGTGGAGATATGCTTATTGTTCAAGCAAAAAAAGATGGAAATATAAGAAAAGGACCACTTTTATCTATGCATCTTAATTTCCCGGGTAAGTATATAGTTTATATTCCATATGGAGAAGGAAGTATAGGGATTTCAAGAAAAATATCTATTCAAAATGATAGAGAGAGATTAAGAGAAATAGCTGAGGATTTAATTTATGAAACAGAAGGAATAATATTCAGAACTAATAGTCAAAGTGTTGATAGAGAAACATTGGAAGAAGAATTAAATTTATTAAGAAAAAAATGGCATGAAGTAGCTTTGAAGTATAAGAATACTAATAAACCATTACTTTTATACTCTGAGGATGATTTTATAGGTTTTTTAATGAGGGAACGATTAGATACTAATGTTAAAAGAATTGTAGTAGATAGTAAAAATCTTTATAATGAAATAAAAAAAGCTATTGAATCTACTGAGTATACTCCATTGATTGAACTTGTGGATAAAGATGCTTTTGCCTATATGAATGTTTATAATCAAATGGATGACATCTTTGCAAAAAAAATAAACTTAAGAAATGGCGGAACTATAACAATAGACAAAACAGAAGCAATGACAGTAATAGACATAGATTCTGCAGCAAATGTTAGAGGAAAGAATGTTGAAGAAACTTCTTTTAAAACAAATAAAGAAGCAGCAATAGAAATTGCAAGACAATTAAGATTAAGAAATATAGCTGGAATAATTATTATAGATTTTATAGATATGCATACAAAAAATCATCATGAAGAAATAATAAGAGTTTTTTCCGAAGAAGTTAAAAAAGATAGAGCTAGAGTTACCATAGTTGGATTTACTGGATTGGGTTTATTAGAAGTAACAAGAAAAAGAACAACACCATCTATTGATACTATGGTTTTTGCACCATGCCCTATATGTCATGGAACAGGAAGAGTTGCTGCTCCATCAATTGTGTTTAATCGAATTATAAAAGATATGGAAGACTCATTAAAAAATATGAAAGAACATAATATAAAAGAAGTATTGATAAATGTTTATCATAATTTATCTGGTTATGCAACCCCTGAAAGAAAAAAGGAATTAGAAAAAAATAATAATGTAAAAATAAAGTTTGAATTTAATTGGAATGATCCAAATTCTTATAATATGAGGTTCAAAAAATAA
- a CDS encoding energy-coupling factor transporter transmembrane component T family protein translates to MFLDNVALGRYVEKKSFMHSLDPRVKLIGLFVLAIFSFSINSLYDSSLMIVYTLSLMILSKLSLKYYLKSLKSLWFIIVFAFVMQLFNSEGSTIFKFLFISITDKGLYYASIITFRILFAIMISSVLTLTTSPTSLAHAMEDVLRWFFVPKSFAHELSMVMTIAIRFIPVMASEADRIIKAQMSRGASFDDRKLSGKIKGVVSILIPLLVSALRRAEELSVAMEARGYNGWEGRTRFKKFDWKFRDTIFLISFILVGIFIIMY, encoded by the coding sequence TTGTTTTTAGATAATGTTGCCCTTGGTAGGTATGTTGAAAAAAAATCTTTTATGCATTCTTTAGATCCACGAGTTAAGTTGATTGGTTTATTTGTTCTTGCAATATTTTCTTTTTCAATAAATAGTTTATATGATTCTTCTTTAATGATAGTTTATACTCTTTCTTTAATGATTTTATCGAAATTGAGTTTAAAGTATTATTTAAAATCATTAAAGTCATTGTGGTTTATTATTGTCTTTGCATTTGTTATGCAATTATTTAATTCTGAAGGTAGTACTATTTTTAAGTTCTTATTTATTTCAATAACTGATAAAGGTTTGTATTATGCTTCAATAATAACTTTTAGAATATTATTTGCAATTATGATTTCAAGTGTACTAACTCTCACTACATCACCAACTTCTTTAGCTCATGCAATGGAAGATGTTTTAAGGTGGTTTTTTGTTCCAAAATCTTTTGCTCATGAATTATCTATGGTTATGACTATAGCAATAAGATTTATTCCAGTAATGGCTTCAGAAGCAGATAGAATAATAAAAGCTCAAATGAGTAGAGGTGCAAGTTTTGATGATAGAAAGCTTTCAGGGAAAATAAAAGGTGTAGTATCTATTTTAATACCTCTTTTAGTATCAGCCTTAAGAAGAGCAGAAGAATTAAGTGTTGCAATGGAAGCAAGAGGATACAATGGTTGGGAAGGAAGAACAAGATTTAAAAAATTCGATTGGAAGTTCAGAGATACGATTTTTTTAATTTCTTTTATTTTAGTAGGTATTTTTATTATTATGTATTAA
- a CDS encoding type II secretion system protein — MKNSKEGFTIVEVLLVLAVMALIASISIPAVNTVLSQAKATKIISDMRNIQSAVIQYSMYSSDASSLSMENLVKEEYLTNEIPNIQIKDETLQVEIYYNSNKPDIKYFKKIDPNIEEYDGKPSIRVLKK; from the coding sequence GTGAAAAATTCAAAAGAAGGCTTTACAATCGTTGAAGTTTTATTAGTTCTTGCCGTTATGGCACTCATTGCATCAATAAGTATACCTGCTGTGAACACTGTGCTATCTCAAGCAAAAGCAACAAAAATTATTTCAGATATGAGGAATATACAGTCTGCTGTAATTCAATACTCTATGTACAGTAGTGATGCATCAAGTTTAAGCATGGAGAATTTAGTAAAAGAAGAGTATCTAACAAATGAAATACCAAATATACAAATAAAAGATGAAACTTTACAAGTAGAAATCTATTATAACTCAAACAAACCAGATATTAAATACTTTAAAAAAATAGACCCTAATATAGAAGAGTACGATGGGAAACCATCCATTAGAGTTTTGAAAAAATAA
- the frr gene encoding ribosome recycling factor, whose amino-acid sequence MSLNSPYLKEVKNKMEKTISHYEDELKKLRTGRPSPAIFEDIKVDYYGTPTQINQTSNVVVGEDRVISITPWDKGLLEKIEKAINASPLGLHAINDGNAVRVSFPAPTGEDRKKWVKVAKDMMEETKIALRNIRREDMKKVKEDQKKGEIPEDTAKKIEDEIQKILKEHEDKAEHVFHKKEKEILES is encoded by the coding sequence ATGTCATTAAATAGCCCTTATTTAAAAGAAGTAAAAAACAAAATGGAAAAAACAATATCTCATTATGAAGATGAACTAAAGAAATTAAGAACTGGAAGACCTTCACCAGCAATATTTGAAGATATAAAAGTAGATTATTATGGAACACCAACACAAATAAACCAAACCTCAAATGTTGTTGTTGGAGAAGATAGAGTCATATCAATAACTCCTTGGGATAAAGGATTACTTGAAAAAATTGAAAAAGCAATAAATGCTTCCCCATTAGGATTACATGCAATAAATGATGGAAATGCTGTAAGAGTTTCTTTTCCTGCTCCAACAGGAGAAGACAGAAAAAAATGGGTAAAAGTAGCTAAAGACATGATGGAAGAAACAAAAATTGCTTTAAGAAATATAAGAAGAGAAGATATGAAAAAAGTTAAAGAAGATCAAAAAAAAGGAGAAATTCCAGAAGATACCGCAAAAAAAATTGAAGATGAAATACAAAAAATTTTAAAAGAACATGAAGATAAAGCAGAACACGTATTTCATAAAAAAGAAAAGGAGATATTGGAATCTTGA
- a CDS encoding sensor domain-containing diguanylate cyclase, which produces MEFELKYAKEILENIEDGVYILDNKRKILYWNKAAEKITGFKSEEVLGSSCKDNILMHIDENGVSLCMGMCPVAFTLADGRTRKTKVFLHHKKGHRVPVYIKVFPIKDENGNITGAVELFNDISEKEKIEIEAKVYKKMALTDKLTEIPNRAFIDMKLQEFYQESNKYGLDFGILFIDIDNFKNINDTYGHDFGDKILKMVSQSIFKNTRSSDFIGRWGGDEFIAIIRFVDKTLLYEIANRYLMMVKNSYLMINEKKISVNISIGGSLYENNTIDEIIKKADEALYYVKENGKANIKII; this is translated from the coding sequence ATGGAATTTGAATTAAAATATGCTAAAGAAATCTTAGAAAATATAGAAGATGGGGTTTACATATTAGATAATAAGAGAAAAATACTTTATTGGAATAAAGCTGCAGAAAAAATAACTGGATTTAAATCAGAAGAAGTTCTTGGTTCCTCTTGTAAAGATAATATATTAATGCATATTGATGAAAATGGAGTTTCTTTGTGTATGGGAATGTGTCCAGTTGCTTTTACTCTTGCAGATGGAAGAACTAGAAAAACAAAGGTGTTTTTACATCACAAGAAAGGGCATAGAGTTCCTGTTTATATAAAAGTTTTTCCTATAAAAGATGAAAATGGCAATATAACAGGAGCAGTTGAATTATTCAATGATATTTCTGAAAAAGAAAAAATAGAGATTGAAGCAAAGGTTTATAAAAAAATGGCTTTAACTGATAAATTAACAGAGATACCAAATAGAGCCTTTATAGACATGAAACTTCAAGAATTTTATCAAGAATCTAATAAATATGGTTTAGACTTTGGAATTTTGTTTATAGACATAGATAACTTTAAAAACATTAATGATACTTATGGTCACGATTTTGGAGATAAAATATTGAAAATGGTTTCTCAAAGCATATTTAAAAATACAAGAAGTTCTGATTTCATAGGTAGATGGGGTGGAGACGAATTTATTGCCATAATTCGTTTTGTAGATAAGACTTTACTTTATGAAATTGCAAATAGATATTTAATGATGGTAAAAAATTCTTATTTGATGATAAATGAAAAAAAAATTTCTGTAAATATTTCAATTGGTGGAAGTCTATACGAAAACAATACTATAGATGAAATAATAAAAAAAGCAGATGAAGCTTTATATTATGTAAAAGAAAATGGAAAAGCTAATATAAAAATTATTTAA
- a CDS encoding clostripain-related cysteine peptidase yields the protein MKKIFKYTFILISFLFLMSSCIPLSLFDPLITNEIIDGNFDKVIEFKEKVKNVKINGTVLSSFDGKNYTLSRTLFTKNNYLEYEYNGKIYKKTLNAVKPDLQLFIYACGDTTNSPLSEFLEDDINEIKNALMNVKRNILVTIIADFTENDKIINLYNMNGKFYRVETNPSEYGMNDEINSSNPDILYTYMEKFYIGNTFFLDLWNHGNAWEWESKQYLKTKAVIVESSSEFLKISDIKNVLKKFEETHKKIDVIGFDACSMAQLEIVYELSPYANYFVGSVNEEPGYGWNYNFLRYYDLSIEFMLSNLVAVYYDYYNSYSNLNYLTMTAIRLNDFKNFVSKNLVSIKPNDNDVVIFHSVISNADFCDSKFAVNGIENYIINSYYKEKNSTGLGILYKTSDMDLILDYKELDFYKDFKLWIEEKWKPF from the coding sequence ATGAAAAAAATTTTTAAGTATACTTTTATTTTAATATCTTTTTTATTTTTAATGAGTTCTTGTATACCTTTAAGTTTATTTGATCCTTTAATTACAAATGAAATTATAGATGGAAATTTTGATAAAGTAATTGAATTCAAAGAAAAAGTAAAAAATGTTAAAATAAATGGTACAGTATTGAGTAGTTTTGATGGTAAAAACTATACTTTATCAAGAACTTTATTTACAAAAAATAATTATTTAGAGTATGAATATAATGGTAAGATTTATAAAAAGACTTTAAATGCTGTAAAGCCAGATTTACAGTTGTTTATTTATGCTTGTGGAGATACAACAAATAGTCCTTTATCAGAGTTTCTTGAAGATGATATAAATGAAATAAAAAATGCATTAATGAATGTAAAAAGAAATATACTTGTTACTATAATTGCTGATTTTACTGAAAATGATAAAATAATAAACTTATATAATATGAATGGCAAATTTTATAGAGTTGAAACAAATCCATCTGAATATGGTATGAATGATGAAATAAATTCTTCAAATCCAGATATTTTATATACTTATATGGAAAAATTTTATATTGGAAATACATTTTTTTTAGATTTATGGAATCATGGAAATGCATGGGAATGGGAATCAAAACAATATTTGAAAACAAAAGCAGTAATAGTTGAAAGCAGTTCTGAGTTTTTAAAAATTTCAGATATAAAAAATGTATTAAAAAAATTTGAAGAAACACATAAAAAAATAGATGTAATAGGGTTTGATGCTTGTAGTATGGCACAATTAGAAATAGTTTATGAACTTTCACCATATGCTAATTATTTTGTTGGTTCTGTAAATGAAGAGCCAGGATATGGATGGAATTATAATTTTTTAAGATATTATGATTTATCAATTGAATTTATGCTTTCTAATTTAGTGGCTGTTTATTATGATTATTATAATAGTTATTCAAATTTAAATTATTTAACTATGACAGCAATAAGATTAAATGATTTTAAGAACTTTGTTTCAAAAAATCTTGTATCTATAAAACCCAATGATAATGATGTAGTAATTTTTCATAGTGTAATTTCAAATGCTGATTTTTGTGATTCTAAATTTGCAGTAAATGGTATAGAAAACTATATAATAAATTCTTATTATAAGGAAAAAAATTCTACAGGATTGGGGATTTTATACAAAACTTCAGATATGGATTTAATTTTAGATTATAAAGAATTGGATTTTTATAAAGATTTTAAACTTTGGATAGAAGAAAAATGGAAACCATTTTAA
- the alaS gene encoding alanine--tRNA ligase produces MKYMTSDEIREKFLQFFEQKNHKKLPSSPLVPSDPQLMFTVAGMVPFKPIFWGKVEPTHTMITTCQKCIRTNDIENVGKTARHQTFFEMLGNFSFGEYFKKEAIPMAWEFLTKVLEMPEEKLWPSVYIEDNEAYEIWKKIVPEERIMKFDKSENWWGPVGPTGPCGPSSEIYFDTGFTDDCPDVENCTPACDCGRFVEIWNIVFTEYYAKEDGSFEPLARKNIDTGAGLERIVAAIQGVKTNFDTDLFKEIIEKIENTLNVKYGKNSKTDTSIKVIADHARAVSFIIAEGILPSNEGRGYVLRRILRRSIRHANLLGTKTAFFSKIIDSVIEKYEKIYPELIEKQDFIKKIVNAEEERFLQTLEKGLERLNNIIKKGKISGADAFELYDTYGFPFDITEEIAEEKNIPVDKDEYLKLMKEQKERARKATGNKEYAKSNKAYKKVGDDLKTTEFTGYNSLNETEKVLYIIKGEEIINEANENEEVELIFSKTPFYAEKGGQIADIGTIKNTQFEAQVKDVQIVYNEVISHKVIIKKGKIKVGDKVELTVDINNRNAIKRNHSATHLLHSALRNIVGNHIKQAGSYVSNERLRFDITHYESLTKEQIQAVETLVNEEILKATPVITEVKSLNDAKNENVIALFEEKYGNEVRIVKMGEFSKELCGGTHVSNTGEIGLFKILTETSVSAGIRRIEAITGLEALKFTQKQEKIINNLNSILNTSTEKVEEKVQSLLKTIKEKESTIKELEAKTATANLLSFIDKGIEIDGFKIVVGVLENVSKDIHRNATDTLLSKIKDGVVILFNKSDKLSFTVKVSKNALNKFHAGQIAKKIATHLGGGGGGRPDFAQAGGKDPSKIPEIIKNIQNFIK; encoded by the coding sequence ATGAAATACATGACATCTGATGAAATAAGAGAAAAATTTTTACAATTTTTTGAACAAAAAAATCATAAAAAATTACCAAGCTCTCCACTCGTTCCAAGTGATCCACAATTAATGTTTACAGTAGCTGGAATGGTTCCATTCAAACCAATATTTTGGGGAAAAGTTGAACCAACACACACAATGATAACAACCTGTCAAAAATGTATAAGAACAAATGATATAGAAAATGTTGGAAAAACGGCAAGGCATCAAACCTTTTTTGAAATGTTGGGAAACTTTTCTTTTGGAGAATATTTTAAAAAAGAAGCAATACCAATGGCATGGGAATTTTTAACAAAAGTTCTTGAAATGCCTGAAGAAAAGCTTTGGCCATCCGTTTATATTGAAGACAATGAAGCATATGAAATATGGAAAAAAATAGTTCCCGAAGAAAGAATAATGAAATTTGATAAAAGTGAAAACTGGTGGGGACCTGTAGGTCCTACAGGACCATGTGGACCTAGTTCAGAAATATATTTTGATACTGGTTTTACAGATGATTGTCCAGATGTTGAAAACTGTACACCAGCTTGTGATTGTGGAAGGTTTGTTGAAATATGGAATATAGTCTTTACAGAATATTATGCCAAAGAAGATGGGAGCTTTGAACCTTTGGCAAGAAAAAATATAGATACAGGAGCTGGACTTGAAAGAATAGTTGCTGCAATACAAGGAGTTAAAACAAACTTTGATACAGACTTATTTAAAGAAATAATTGAAAAAATAGAAAATACATTAAACGTAAAGTATGGAAAAAATTCAAAAACAGACACATCAATAAAGGTCATAGCAGATCATGCAAGGGCAGTTTCTTTCATAATAGCAGAAGGTATATTACCTTCAAATGAAGGAAGAGGATACGTATTGAGAAGAATCTTAAGACGCTCTATAAGACACGCAAACCTTCTTGGTACAAAAACAGCATTCTTTTCAAAAATAATAGACTCTGTAATAGAAAAATATGAGAAAATATATCCTGAATTAATTGAAAAACAAGACTTTATAAAAAAGATAGTAAATGCCGAAGAAGAAAGATTTTTACAAACACTTGAAAAAGGATTAGAAAGATTAAACAATATCATAAAAAAAGGAAAAATCTCTGGTGCAGACGCTTTTGAACTATATGATACCTATGGATTTCCTTTTGATATAACAGAAGAAATTGCAGAAGAAAAAAATATTCCAGTAGACAAAGATGAATATTTAAAACTAATGAAAGAACAAAAAGAAAGAGCTAGAAAAGCCACTGGAAATAAAGAATATGCAAAATCAAATAAAGCCTATAAAAAAGTGGGAGATGACTTAAAAACAACAGAATTTACTGGATATAACTCATTAAATGAAACAGAAAAAGTATTGTATATAATAAAAGGTGAAGAAATAATAAATGAAGCAAATGAAAATGAAGAAGTTGAATTAATCTTTTCCAAAACACCTTTTTATGCTGAAAAGGGTGGACAAATTGCAGACATAGGAACAATAAAAAACACTCAATTTGAAGCACAAGTAAAAGACGTTCAAATAGTATATAATGAAGTAATATCACATAAAGTAATCATAAAAAAAGGAAAAATAAAAGTTGGAGACAAAGTTGAATTAACTGTAGACATAAACAATAGAAATGCAATAAAAAGAAATCACAGTGCAACTCATCTATTACATTCAGCACTAAGAAATATTGTTGGTAATCATATAAAACAAGCAGGATCATACGTATCCAACGAAAGACTTAGATTTGATATAACACATTATGAATCATTAACAAAAGAACAAATACAAGCTGTAGAAACACTTGTAAATGAAGAAATATTAAAAGCAACACCAGTAATTACAGAAGTAAAATCTTTAAACGATGCAAAAAATGAAAATGTTATAGCATTATTTGAAGAAAAATATGGAAATGAAGTAAGAATTGTTAAAATGGGAGAATTTTCAAAAGAACTTTGTGGAGGAACTCATGTTTCAAACACAGGTGAAATTGGACTCTTTAAAATTTTAACAGAAACATCAGTATCAGCAGGAATAAGAAGAATAGAAGCAATAACAGGTTTAGAAGCCTTAAAGTTCACACAAAAACAAGAAAAAATAATAAATAATTTAAACTCAATATTAAATACCTCAACAGAAAAAGTCGAAGAAAAAGTTCAATCATTATTAAAAACAATAAAAGAAAAAGAATCAACAATAAAAGAACTTGAAGCAAAAACAGCAACAGCAAACTTATTATCATTTATAGACAAAGGTATAGAAATAGATGGATTTAAAATTGTAGTTGGTGTACTTGAAAATGTTTCAAAAGACATACATAGAAATGCAACAGATACATTATTATCAAAGATAAAAGACGGAGTAGTAATTTTATTCAATAAATCAGACAAACTATCCTTTACAGTTAAAGTATCTAAAAACGCATTAAATAAATTCCATGCTGGACAAATAGCTAAAAAAATAGCAACACACCTTGGCGGTGGCGGTGGCGGAAGACCTGATTTTGCTCAAGCAGGAGGAAAAGATCCATCAAAAATACCAGAAATAATAAAAAATATACAAAACTTTATAAAATAG
- a CDS encoding isoprenyl transferase, giving the protein MTNLKIPSHIGIIMDGNGRWAKMQNKKRIFGHEKGAEVAEKIIQYSTDIGVRYLTLYSFSTENWKRPKDEVNFLFKLFIKYLETRLRKIISKGVKMRFSGNLSELPQDVQKSCKKIQEISKDNKKLDLIMALNYGGRQEIINAANNAIKNGKSEITEDDISLNLYLPDVPDPDLIIRTSGEIRLSNFLLWQSAYSELYFTKKLWPDFTENDYLEAIKEYTKRDRRFGGIGSDENANR; this is encoded by the coding sequence TTGACCAATTTGAAAATACCTTCTCACATTGGTATAATTATGGATGGCAATGGACGCTGGGCTAAAATGCAAAATAAAAAAAGAATATTTGGTCATGAAAAAGGAGCAGAAGTTGCTGAAAAAATAATTCAATATTCAACTGATATAGGGGTGAGATATCTCACCCTGTATTCTTTTTCAACGGAAAACTGGAAACGTCCAAAAGATGAGGTAAATTTTTTATTTAAATTATTTATAAAATACTTAGAAACACGATTAAGAAAAATAATCTCTAAAGGAGTAAAAATGAGATTTTCTGGAAATTTATCAGAACTTCCTCAAGATGTTCAAAAATCTTGTAAAAAAATTCAAGAAATAAGCAAAGATAATAAAAAATTAGATTTAATAATGGCTTTAAACTATGGTGGTCGTCAAGAAATAATTAATGCAGCAAATAATGCTATTAAAAATGGTAAATCAGAAATAACTGAAGATGACATATCTTTAAATTTGTATTTACCTGACGTTCCAGATCCAGATTTAATAATAAGAACATCTGGTGAAATAAGATTGAGCAACTTTTTATTGTGGCAAAGTGCTTATTCGGAACTTTATTTTACAAAAAAACTTTGGCCAGATTTTACAGAAAATGATTACCTTGAAGCTATAAAAGAATATACCAAAAGAGATAGAAGATTTGGTGGAATTGGAAGTGATGAGAATGCCAATAGGTAA